A window from Candidatus Amarolinea dominans encodes these proteins:
- a CDS encoding ATP-binding cassette domain-containing protein has product MSPILEVYELVKQYGNFTAVKGISFAVQEGEIFSLLGPNGAGKTTTISVLSTLYAPTRGDAVIAGHSVTRSPMDVRRAIGVVPQELALYDDLTARENLVFWGQMYGLAGKALAARVDEVLAQIGLTGRAKERVKTYSGGMKRRVNIGVGLLQSPRLLFTDGPTVGIDPQSRRAILDSVKELNRQGMTILYTTHYMEEAQELSHRVGIMDHGELIALGSQAELTPPGGRERTLVLHVGAGRRRRGAGAVAAPHCRRFAGQRHRSRDRADYTPGGGNPGAGGDAPTTAASRFIPLTCASRTWKRCSSS; this is encoded by the coding sequence ATGTCTCCAATTCTCGAAGTTTATGAACTGGTCAAGCAGTACGGCAACTTCACCGCAGTGAAGGGCATTTCCTTCGCGGTCCAGGAGGGCGAGATCTTCAGCCTGCTCGGCCCCAACGGTGCAGGCAAGACCACCACCATCTCGGTGCTTTCCACCCTCTACGCACCCACCCGCGGGGATGCAGTCATCGCCGGCCATTCCGTGACCCGCAGTCCGATGGATGTGCGCCGGGCTATCGGCGTTGTGCCGCAGGAACTGGCCCTTTACGACGACCTGACCGCCCGCGAAAACTTGGTCTTCTGGGGCCAGATGTACGGCCTGGCCGGCAAGGCGCTGGCCGCTCGCGTGGACGAGGTGCTGGCGCAGATCGGCCTGACCGGGCGCGCCAAAGAGCGCGTCAAGACCTACTCCGGCGGCATGAAGCGCCGCGTCAACATCGGCGTTGGCCTGCTGCAAAGCCCCCGGCTGCTCTTCACGGACGGGCCGACCGTCGGTATTGACCCGCAGTCCCGCCGCGCCATCCTCGACTCGGTCAAGGAGCTGAACCGCCAGGGCATGACCATCCTCTACACCACCCACTACATGGAGGAGGCCCAGGAGCTTTCGCACCGGGTTGGCATCATGGACCACGGCGAACTGATCGCCCTGGGCAGCCAGGCCGAGCTGACCCCGCCAGGTGGGCGAGAACGGACCCTGGTCCTGCACGTCGGCGCGGGACGAAGACGCCGAGGCGCTGGCGCAGTCGCTGCGCCCCATTGCAGGCGTTTTGCAGGTCAACGTCACCGATCACGAGATCGCGCTGACTACACACCAGGCGGAGGAAATCCTGGCGCCGGTGGTGACGCGCCAACGACCGCGGCATCAAGATTCATTCCATTGACATGTGCGAGCCGAACCTGGAAGCGGTGTTCCTCCAGCTAA